One part of the Ranitomeya imitator isolate aRanImi1 chromosome 10, aRanImi1.pri, whole genome shotgun sequence genome encodes these proteins:
- the ZPR1 gene encoding zinc finger protein ZPR1: MSVLRASEAPASSAPVFREFSADDEEQQPAEIESLCMSCYQNGVTRLLLTKVPFFKEIIVSSFTCDSCSSSNTEIQSAGRIQDQGVRYSLSVRNKRDVNREVVKTDYATTRIPEIDFEIPACTQKGALTTIEGILERTVVGLQQEQPLRRAADAQVAEKIEEFIRKLQTLKDGETPFTFIIDDPSGNSFIENPFAPQKDEALVVTRYRRSAEQDSLLGIETSDGQKISEEKPEDLKDEVLQFQTNCPECNVPAATNMKLVQIPHFKEVVIMATNCDACGHRTNEVKSGGAIEPLGTRITLHITDPLDLTRDLLKSDTCSVKIPELEFELGMGALGGKFTTVEGILKDIRDLVVDKNPFTLGDSTTSDRKAKLQEFGEKIDQILEGQMKAHLVLDDPAGNSYLQNVYAPEEDPEMKIEKYERSYEQNEDLGLNDMKTEGYEEQTAGSC, from the exons ATGTCAGTCCTCCGCGCCTCTGAGGCTCCAGCCTCCTCCGCTCCGGTGTTCCGGGAGTTCAGCGCGGACGATGAGGAGCAGCAGCCGGCAGAGATCGAGTCCCTGTGCATGAGCTGCTACCAGAAC GGAGTGACCCGGCTTCTGCTCACCAAGGTGCCTTTCTTCAAGGAGATCATCGTCAGCTCGTTCACGTGCGAttcctgcagctccagcaacacggaGATCCAGAGCGCTGGCCGGATCCAGGACCAGGGGGTCCGATACTCGCTGAGCGTCCGAAACAAGAGG GATGTGAACCGGGAAGTGGTGAAGACCGACTACGCCACCACGCGGATCCCTGAGATTGACTTTGAGATTCCTGCTTGTACCCAGAAAGGAG CTCTGACGACCATCGAAGGGATCCTAGAGAGGACTGTGGTGGGTCTGCAGCAGGAGCAGCCGCTCAGACGG GCAGCGGATGCACAAGTTGCAGAGAAAATTGAGGAGTTCATCAGAAAACTTCAGACCCTGAAGGACGGAGAAACGCCCTTCACCTTT ATCATCGATGACCCCTCTGGGAACAGTTTTATAGAAAATCCATTTGCTCCGCAGAAAGATGAAGCCCTGGTGGTCACACGTTACCGGAGGAGCGCAGAGCAGGATTcgctgctaggaatagag ACCTCGGACGGCCAGAAGATTTCAGAAGAGAAGCCCGAAGATCTGAAGGACGAG GTTCTTCAGTTCCAGACTAACTGTCCCGAGTGCAATGTACCGGCGGCGACCAATATGAAATTAGTGC AAATCCCTCACTTTAAAGAAGTCGTCATCATGGCCACAAACTGTGATGCCTGCGGCCATAGGACCAACGAG GTGAAATCTGGAGGCGCTATTGAACCTCTCGGCACTAGGATTACACTTCACATAACCGACCCGTTAGATCTTACCAGAGATCTCCTCAAA TCCGATACCTGCAGCGTTAAAATTCCGGAGCTGGAGTTCGAACTGGGCATGGGCGCTCTAGGAGGGAAATTTACCACCGTGGAGGGGATCCTGAAAGACATCCGAGACCTG GTGGTTGACAAAAATCCCTTTACACTTGGTGACAGCACGACGTCAGACCGGAAGGCGAAACTGCAAGAATTCGGCGAGAAGATCGATCAG ATCTTAGAGGGACAGATGAAAGCTCATTTAGTTCTGGACGATCCTGCAGGGAACAGCTATCTCCAG AATGTTTATGCGCCAGAAGAGGATCCTGAAATGAAGATAGAGAAGTACGAGCGATCGTACGAGCAGAACGAAGACCTGGGACTCAATGATATGAAGACGGAGGGGTACGAAGAACAGACAGCGGGTAGTTGTTAG
- the BUD13 gene encoding BUD13 homolog: protein MAAPASKVQGISKAEYLKRYLDPGSLDDGAAKKKKKKKKARPEGKGMRIVDDDAEDWKKEPIKKEEPVEEAEDQPVVAEFVDERPEEIKRMEEFRNTNKWRVIKGDETPEDERSNEQDSRAREDDSTVAKTTGTSSPAASDYSPEKTRHDSPDSSLPRRARHDSPDSSLPRRARHDSPDPSPPRRARHESPDSSPPQRARHDSPDPSPPRRARHDSPDNSSLTKRRLTTKKTRRDSPDASPPRRGRRDSPDASPPRRVRRDSPVASPPRRGRRDSPDASPPRRGRRDSPDASPSRRGRRDSPDASPSRRGRRDSPDASPPRRGRRDSPVASPPRRGRRDSPVASPPRRGRRDSPVASPPRRGRRDSPVASPPRRGRRDSPDVSLPRRGRRDSPVASPPRRGRRDSPDVSPPRRGRRDSPDVSPPRRGRRDSPVASPPRRGKRDSPVASPPRMDRRDSPVASPPRRGRRDSPDVSPPRRGRRDSPVAPPQRRGRRDSPDVSPPRRGRRESPVASPQWRGVRRDSPDVSPPRRGRRGSPGASPPRRRDSPGVSPPPRRGRLDSPGVSPPPCRGRRDSPGVSPPPRRGRRDSPGVSPPPCRGRQDSPGVSPPPRRGRWDSPPRRGRRDSPGVSPPPCRGRRDSPGVSPPPHRGRRDSPGVSPPPRRFRRDSPGASPPPRRFRRDSPGASPPPRRFRRDSPGASPPPRRVRRDSPGVSPPPCRFRRDSPGASPPPRRVRRDSPGISPPPRRFRRNSPGSSPPPRRFRRDSPGVSPPPHKGRQDKEKLDTSSKRSVKKSQRSSPHSSLLHDSDSDLSPPRRRAFSPPQDSQKKATRQKDSRILPRKGPQPRGSDSDLSPPRRGQRKGSDSDLSPPRRRVESEKRSDGSQMLSGGRVGLVSATVLREEKEEQRRAEKSNKNLEDDARNTETVFRDKSGKRRKLNCEREEQLQKQAAQEKKDEMYAKWGKGLAQQEQQRQNMESAALEMSKPLARYIDDEDLDRMLREQERDGDPMAKFLKKKIDKESKGRKDRPRYKGSNPPLNRFNIWPGYRWDGVDRSNGFENQYFARMSEKKATQESAYKWSVEDM, encoded by the exons ATGGCGGCGCCCGCAAGTAAAGTGCAGGGCATCTCTAAAGCCGAATACTTGAAGCGCTATCTGGACCCAGGGAGCTTAGATGATGGAGCTgccaagaagaagaagaagaaaaagaaggcgAGGCCGGAGGGGAAGGG GATGCGGATAGTAGATGATGATGCCGAAGACTGGAAGAAGGAACCGATAAAAAAGGAAGAACctgtggaggaggcggaggacCAGCCAGTG GTGGCAGAGTTTGTCGATGAGCGTCCAGAAGAGATCAAGCGAATGGAGGAGTTCAGGAACACAAATAAGTGGAGAGTTATAAAAG gTGATGAGACCCCTGAGGATGAAAGATCCAATGAGCAAGATTCCAG GGCCAGAGAAGATGATTCTACCGTGGCTAAGACGACTGGCACTAGTTCTCCTGCCGCTTCAGATTATTCTCCAGAAAAGACCAGGCATGATTCTCCAGATTCGTCTCTACCTCGAAGGGCTAGGCATGATTCTCCAGATTCGTCTCTACCTCGAAGGGCTAGGCATGATTCTCCAGACCCGTCTCCACCTAGAAGGGCTAGGCATGAATCTCCAGATTCGTCTCCACCCCAAAGGGCTAGACATGATTCTCCAGACCCGTCTCCACCTAGAAGGGCTAGGCATGATTCTCCAGACAATTCCTCTTTAACAAAAAGACGTCTGACTACAAAAAAGACCAGGCGAGACTCTCCAGATGCCTCACCGCCTAGGAGGGGTAGGCGAGACTCTCCAGATGCCTCACCGCCCAGGAGGGTCAGGCGAGACTCGCCAGTTGCTTCACCACCCAGGAGGGGCAGGCGGGACTCTCCAGATGCTTCACCGCCCAGGAGGGGCAGGCGAGACTCTCCAGATGCCTCACCTTCTAGGAGGGGCAGGCGAGACTCTCCAGATGCCTCACCTTCTAGGAGGGGCAGGCGAGACTCTCCAGATGCCTCACCGCCCAGGAGGGGCAGGCGAGACTCTCCGGTTGCCTCACCCCCCAGGAGGGGTAGGCGAGACTCTCCAGTTGCCTCACCCCCCAGGAGGGGCAGGCGAGACTCTCCGGTTGCCTCACCCCCCAGGAGGGGCAGGCGAGACTCTCCGGTTGCCTCACCCCCCAGGAGGGGCAGGCGAGACTCTCCAGATGTGTCACTGCCCAGGAGGGGCAGGCGAGACTCTCCAGTTGCCTCACCCCCCAGGAGGGGCAGGCGAGACTCTCCAGATGTTTCACCACCCAGGAGGGGCAGGCGAGACTCTCCAGATGTTTCACCACCCAGGAGGGGCAGGCGAGACTCTCCAGTTGCCTCACCCCCCAGGAGGGGCAAGCGAGACTCCCCAGTTGCCTCACCGCCCAGGATGGACAGGCGAGACTCTCCAGTTGCCTCACCCCCCAGGAGGGGCAGGCGAGACTCTCCAGACGTCTCACCACCCAGGAGGGGCAGGCGAGACTCTCCAGTTGCCCCACCGCAAAGGAGGGGCAGGCGAGACTCTCCAGACGTCTCACCACCCAGGAGGGGCAGGCGAGAGTCACCAGTTGCCTCACCGCAATGGAGGGGGGTCAGGCGAGACTCTCCAGACGTCTCACCACCCAGGAGGGGCAGGCGGGGCTCTCCGGGTGCCTCTCCACCCCGCAGGCGTGACTCTCCAGGCGTCTCTCCACCACCCCGCAGGGGCAGGCTTGACTCTCCAGGCGTCTCTCCACCACCCTGCAGGGGCAGGCGGGACTCTCCAGGCGTCTCTCCACCACCCCGCAGGGGCAGGCGGGACTCTCCGGGCGTCTCACCACCACCCTGCAGGGGCAGGCAGGACTCTCCAGGCGTCTCTCCACCACCCCGCAGGGGCAGGTGGGACTCTCCACCCCGCAGGGGCAGGCGGGACTCTCCGGGCGTCTCACCACCACCCTGCAGGGGCAGGCGGGACTCTCCGGGCGTCTCACCACCACCCCACAGGGGCAGGCGGGACTCTCCGGGCGTCTCACCACCACCCCGCAGGTTCAGGCGTGACTCTCCGGGCGCCTCTCCACCACCCCGCCGGTTCAGGCGTGACTCTCCGGGCGCCTCTCCACCACCCCGCAGGTTCAGGCGTGACTCTCCGGGCGCCTCTCCACCACCCCGCAGGGTCAGGCGAGACTCTCCGGGCGTCTCTCCACCACCCTGCAGGTTCAGGCGTGACTCTCCGGGCGCCTCTCCACCACCCCGCAGGGTCAGGCGGGACTCTCCGGGCATCTCTCCACCACCCCGCAGGTTCAGGCGGAACTCTCCGGGCTCCTCTCCACCACCCCGCAGGTTCAGGCGGGACTCTCCGGGCGTCTCTCCACCACCTCACAAAGGTCGTCAGGACAAAGAAAAGCTTGACACAAGTTCAAAACGTAGTGTGAAGAAATCTCAGCGATCCTCTCCACATTCCTCATTGCTGCATGATTCCGATTCTGACCTTTCTCCTCCCCGGAGAAGAGCCTTCTCACCACCACAAGACAGTCAGAAAAAAG CGACACGACAGAAGGACTCGCGTATCTTACCTCGAAAGGGTCCTCAACCTAGAGGTTCAGACTCTGACTTGTCACCGCCACGTCGAGGACAGAGAAAAGGCTCCGATTCAGACTTGTCACCGCCACGACGCAGAGTCGAATCTGAAAAAAGAAGCGACGGGTCCCAG ATGCTGTCGGGCGGCCGGGTGGGCCTGGTGTCTGCGACGGTCCtgagagaagagaaagaagaacAGAGGAGAGCCGAAAAAAGTAACAAGAACCTGGAAG ATGACGCAAGGAACACAGAGACAGTTTTTCGGGACAAAAGCGGCAAACGCAGAAAGCTAAACTGTGAACGTGAAGAGCAGCTGCAGAAACAggcagcgcaggagaagaaggacgaGATGTACGCCAAATGGGGCAAAGG TTTGGCCCAACAGGAACAGCAGCGTCAGAATATGGAGAGCGCTGCCCTGGAGATGTCGAAGCCGCTCGCTCGGTACATCGATGATGAGGATTTGGACCGCATGCTACGTGAACAGGAGAGAGATGGCGATCCTATGGCAAAGTTCCTGAAAAAGAAGATTGACAAAGAAAGCAAAGGAAGGAAAG ATCGCCCAAGATACAAGGGGTCCAATCCTCCGCTGAACAGATTCAATATATGGCCAGGGTATCGCTGGGATGGGGTGGACAG